In Aspergillus nidulans FGSC A4 chromosome IV, a single window of DNA contains:
- a CDS encoding uncharacterized protein (transcript_id=CADANIAT00000575): protein MTELSPRPSRSMAIDSLLNPQGEAEKAGSISLPSMHYGAGSGPLTPHSQYPPYYPRSPTHYFHGSENQHHHRNHHHHYNPYQHSHSQIQDHRDPYASYHHSTNSSPEPYSRDRYSSVSSSTSSSNGHHSHHSHSNGTSVSGSGGGREGRRQPRPKYEEEEMYFIWYQRVDLGQEWKEVRESFNRQFPERPRKGFQGIQCKFYRFIKEKKCPTLREQRRMRDGEFVSGQAPHALSHPSSDSASGYGGKPQFGVVEWMGVWYPWMRENQEEVMRKRLAR from the coding sequence ATGACTGAActctctcctcgtccaagcCGCAGCATGGCTATTGACTCCCTGCTCAACCCACAAGGGGAGGCAGAAAAAGCAGGCTCGATTTCACTTCCGAGCATGCACTATGGCGCTGGCTCTGGGCCTCTAACACCACACTCACAATATCCACCCTACTATCCACGGAGCCCAACGCACTATTTCCACGGCTCTGAAaatcaacaccatcatcgcaatcatcatcaccattaCAACCCTTACCAACATAGTCACAGTCAGATCCAGGATCATCGTGACCCATACGCCTCATACCACCATTCAACAAACTCATCGCCAGAACCATACTCCCGAGACCGCTACTCTTCAGTCTCCAGCAGCACCTCCAGCTCGAACGGCCACCACAGCCACCACTCCCACAGCAACGGCACCTCGGTCTCAGGTAGTGGAGGAGGCCGCGAAGGCCGCCGCCAACCGCGCCCCAAgtatgaagaagaagaaatgtaCTTCATCTGGTACCAGCGCGTTGACCTTGGCCAGGAGTGGAAGGAAGTCCGCGAGTCCTTTAACCGGCAGTTCCCAGAGCGCCCGCGGAAAGGGTTCCAGGGGATCCAATGTAAATTCTACCGCTttatcaaggagaagaagtgTCCGACGCTGAGGGAGCAGCGGCGCATGCGCGATGGCGAGTTCGTCTCTGGTCAAGCGCCTCATGCTCTGTCTCATCCTTCATCGGATTCGGCGTCGGGCTACGGGGGAAAGCCCCAGTTTGGCGTCGTTGAGTGGATGGGCGTCTGGTATCCTTGGATGAGGGAGAATCAGGAGGAGGTGATGAGGAAGCGGTTGGCGAGGTGA